In Fusarium oxysporum f. sp. lycopersici 4287 chromosome 4, whole genome shotgun sequence, a genomic segment contains:
- a CDS encoding hypothetical protein (At least one base has a quality score < 10), giving the protein MASYIDTSLSEVQPAPELLGEVKKPKKKKVLLMGKSGSGKSSMRSIIFSNYIARDTRRLGATIDIDLSHVKFLGNLTLNLWDCGGQEAFMENYLSQQRVHVFSNVGVLIYVFDIESRDVDRDLATYVSILSALLQYSPAAKIYILIHKMDLVVPTARESVYDERIRVVRQKTFEYANSVGIAASSIELTPFATSIWDQSLYKAWASIIHDLVPNLSVIERNLANLGLAIEAEELLLFERTSFLAVSSWTSSEGQRNPTEDRLERMSNIMKHFKQSISRFTGTPRNAEQFIRMEHKAGNRFSLFILKFTTNTYLMVVLPPGEARFNAAMLNCQIAIEHFRFLDGPATPAPNAATAAA; this is encoded by the exons ATGGCCTCCTACATCGACACCTCCCTCTCGGAGGTCCAGCCCGCCCCCGAACTCCTCGGcgaagtcaagaagcccaagaagaaaaaggtgCTCCTCATGGGAAAGTCCGGCTCCGGCAAGTCAAGCATGAGGAGTATTATCTTTAGCAACTACATCGCCCGCGATACACGAAGACT GGGCGCAACTATCGATATCGATCTTTCGCACGTCAAGTTCCTCGGAAACCTCACCCTCAATCTCTGGGACTGCGGTGGTCAAGAGGCCTTTATGGAGAACTATCTCTCGCAACAGCGCGTCCACGTCTTTTCCAACGTCGGCGTGCTAATCTACGTCTTCGACATTGAATCCCGCGACGTCGACCGCGACTTGGCAACCTACGTCTCCATCCTCTCCGCGCTCCTGCAATACTCCCCCGCCGCAAAGATCTACATCCTCATTCACAAGATGGATCTCGTTGTCCCTACGGCACGTGAGTCAGTTTACGATGAGCGCATTCGGGTTGTGCGACAGAAGACCTTCGAGTATGCGAATTCAGTCGGTATTGCTGCGTCGTCGATTGAGCTCACGCCGTTTGCGACGTCGATTTGGGATCAGAGCTTGTATAAAGCGTGGGCGTCGATTATTCATGACCTTGTGCCTAACCTCTCGGTGATTGAGCGAAATCTCGCAAACCTGGGTCTCGCCATCGAAGCTGAAGAATTGCTGCTGTTCGAGCGCACATCGTTCCTTGCCGTATCATCCTGGACTTCGTCTGAAGGACAACGAAACCCGACTGAGGATCGACTAGAGCGCATGTCAAACATCATGAAGCATTTCAAGCAGAGTATTTCGCGCTTCACCGGTACGCCGCGCAACGCCGAACAGTTCATTCGAATGGAGCACAAGGCTGGCAATCGATTTAGTCTGTTCATTCTCAAGTTCACGACAAACACGTATCTCATGGTTGTTCTTCCACCCGGAGAAGCTCGGTTCAACGCTGCCATGCTCAATTGTCAGATCGCCATTGAGCACTTCAGATTTCTGGATGGCCCCGCAACTCCAGCTCCCAACGCCGCCACTGCTGCCGCCTAA